From a single Bacteroidota bacterium genomic region:
- a CDS encoding T9SS type A sorting domain-containing protein, translated as MKKVIASVILVFSITLYTQATIIHVEKGTTYPTITSALAIAMPGDTLNVYGVISKDGIPQNGIVLNMDICIQGQGKESTYIEATQEGLVADRRIFTILAGNTVTIKTLSLRFGHVDASGGAIENLGILNLNNCSIYGCQGTYGGAIRNGIGATLSLYKTAIEFNSATERGGGINHIGEILNINNCRIENNEADEEGGGIQIENANSLIVNSSIGNNKLTSKTKLLNGMGIFIGNSNGNHVNSFVNVTIFRNKAYQQDTISGCGGGIGLISTAGRSSVILFNCTIAENEAACGKGIQSYTYNDSTLNEFYMSNCIIANGTSDNYFDFSDGGKNLIYRKYTILSDSSIAVEGDSNLNGTDPQFDHLSDIPFEPSYYSLLDGSPAIDAGTNLNAPEKDQRGATRIGQTDIGSFEYGGVLSQPEFSEDNKAISYQIFPNPSKAVFNIISQNASKLDVFVYDQSGKLLLSNSTKNQMAIIDIGNYPSGIYFLKLIDNMHVETAKLIKY; from the coding sequence ATGAAGAAAGTCATTGCATCTGTTATATTGGTTTTCAGTATCACCTTATATACACAAGCCACAATAATTCACGTTGAAAAAGGAACCACCTATCCAACCATTACCTCTGCTTTAGCGATAGCAATGCCAGGCGATACATTGAATGTGTATGGTGTGATTTCTAAAGATGGGATTCCACAAAATGGTATTGTGCTTAATATGGATATATGCATTCAAGGTCAAGGAAAAGAGTCGACTTATATTGAAGCAACTCAGGAAGGATTGGTAGCAGACAGAAGAATATTTACCATATTGGCTGGAAATACGGTTACTATAAAAACCCTCTCTTTGAGATTTGGACATGTTGATGCATCTGGTGGAGCTATTGAAAATCTAGGAATATTGAACCTGAATAATTGTTCTATTTATGGATGTCAGGGGACTTATGGAGGAGCCATCCGAAATGGGATTGGTGCAACACTCAGCCTTTACAAAACAGCAATAGAATTTAATTCAGCAACTGAAAGAGGAGGTGGTATTAATCACATAGGTGAAATTCTAAACATCAATAATTGTAGAATTGAAAATAATGAAGCCGATGAAGAAGGAGGTGGTATTCAAATAGAAAACGCTAACTCCTTAATTGTTAACTCATCCATAGGCAACAATAAACTAACAAGTAAGACAAAGCTTCTCAATGGCATGGGCATATTTATTGGAAACTCCAATGGGAATCATGTTAACAGTTTTGTAAATGTGACGATTTTTAGAAACAAAGCTTATCAGCAAGATACAATTAGTGGCTGCGGTGGAGGAATAGGATTAATATCTACAGCCGGAAGAAGTTCTGTTATTTTATTCAATTGCACTATTGCAGAGAATGAGGCTGCCTGTGGAAAAGGAATACAATCATATACCTATAACGATAGTACTTTAAATGAGTTTTACATGTCCAATTGTATCATTGCAAATGGCACTTCTGATAACTATTTTGACTTTAGTGATGGGGGCAAAAACCTAATCTATCGAAAATACACCATTCTTTCAGATAGTAGTATTGCTGTAGAAGGCGATAGTAATCTAAATGGAACAGATCCGCAGTTTGATCATCTAAGCGATATTCCTTTTGAGCCTTCCTATTACAGCTTATTAGATGGCAGTCCGGCAATTGATGCAGGCACCAACCTGAATGCACCAGAAAAAGACCAAAGAGGTGCTACAAGAATTGGACAAACGGATATAGGTTCTTTTGAATATGGGGGAGTGCTAAGCCAACCAGAATTTTCTGAAGACAATAAAGCAATAAGCTACCAGATTTTCCCAAATCCATCCAAAGCTGTATTTAACATCATTTCTCAAAATGCTTCAAAACTCGATGTTTTTGTATATGATCAGTCTGGAAAATTGCTTCTTTCAAACAGTACAAAAAATCAAATGGCTATCATCGATATTGGCAATTATCCATCAGGCATATATTTCTTAAAGCTAATCGACAACATGCATGTTGAAACGGCTAAACTGATAAAGTACTAG